The following proteins are co-located in the Sphingomonas panacis genome:
- a CDS encoding SDR family NAD(P)-dependent oxidoreductase, with protein MPTAFITGATAGIGAATVRELAGSGWHVVATGRRADRLDALAAEIGDLVHVAAFDVRDEAAFEAALAALPAPFSDIDLLVNNAGLALGTAPAQSADLDQWRTMIDTNITALATVTHRLLPGLVARKGAIINLSSVAATYPYTGGNVYGGTKAFVHQFSLGLRSDLAGTGVRVTSIEPGMVETEFTLVRTGGNQAASDTLYGGAEPMTAEDIAATIAWVATLPPHLNINTLELMPVRQSFAGFQVSRA; from the coding sequence ATGCCGACCGCCTTCATCACCGGCGCCACCGCCGGCATCGGCGCCGCGACCGTGCGCGAACTGGCCGGATCGGGCTGGCATGTCGTCGCAACCGGGCGCCGGGCGGACCGGCTCGACGCGCTGGCGGCGGAGATCGGCGATCTCGTCCATGTCGCCGCGTTCGACGTGCGCGACGAGGCCGCGTTCGAAGCCGCGCTCGCCGCATTGCCCGCGCCATTCAGCGACATCGATCTGCTCGTCAACAATGCCGGCCTCGCGCTCGGCACCGCGCCCGCGCAGAGCGCCGACCTCGATCAGTGGCGCACGATGATCGACACCAACATCACCGCGCTTGCCACCGTCACGCACCGGCTGCTCCCGGGGCTGGTCGCGCGCAAGGGCGCGATCATCAACCTGTCCTCGGTGGCGGCGACCTATCCGTACACCGGCGGCAACGTCTATGGCGGCACCAAGGCGTTCGTCCACCAGTTCAGCCTGGGCTTGCGCTCCGATCTGGCGGGGACGGGGGTGCGAGTCACCTCGATCGAGCCGGGCATGGTCGAGACCGAGTTCACCTTGGTCCGTACCGGCGGCAATCAGGCCGCATCCGACACGCTGTACGGGGGCGCCGAGCCGATGACCGCCGAGGACATCGCCGCGACGATCGCCTGGGTGGCGACGCTGCCGCCGCATCTCAACATCAACACGCTGGAACTGATGCCGGTGCGGCAGAGCTTTGCGGGGTTCCAGGTTTCGCGCGCGTAA